DNA sequence from the Carassius auratus strain Wakin unplaced genomic scaffold, ASM336829v1 scaf_tig00003102, whole genome shotgun sequence genome:
GCCTacgtgacttccgtgaagacacagggagacatcccgaagggcaggaccttgtaaaGATATGCTTGTCCttcaaatgcaaaatacagaatTGTCTTGGATACGGAAGGATCGACATATGAAGGTACatgtccttcaggtcgatcactACAAACCAATTTGGGGGAGGGATGCACCCAAAGATGTGTTACTGCATCAACATTAAAactcataaaaaaacattaaaacataaaaacctCAATCGTGGTATTGAAGTAGGGAGAGAGCACTCTACATTAACTTTTCTGCTGGCCCtaaactcaaactcacaacctttggattacgagtctgaatctctaaccattagtccACAACTTCTCCTTGATGGGGGCCAGGACGGGTGGGCGGCCTGCCTACGCCCAGCTCCTACGTAGTGTGTTAGGAGGAGGCAGCTTCTCTACAGGCCGTATAAGCAGTGCTCGACAGGCTAGAGTACATACAGACCCGGGAGGGGAGGCATGGTTCACCCTGCCGGGTGGAGGCAGTATTAGGACACAACTGTATCGCAAACGACCGCTCAACTGGGGTGACCCCCATGCACTAccgtcgagggtggtgagggagaaGTTATGCAGCAATcgcagcaacctggactttgagggtggagggagacagccttcactccagcccttgctgcaaaaaggaaagCACGACCCTGATCGGGCATCTTCCTCAGAGAGCTCTCCCTCCATTGCAGCGATCGACATCCGGTCATCCGGAGAATGAACCACAGGGGCGTAGTGCAACCTGAACTCCGCAACCTGCTCGACTCGGAACGACCACCGCTGAAGCGCCGTACCGCCAACACCAGGAACATCCAAGAGTGCGTTGAACTCGTAGTCACTTGAAAACACTGGATAGAGAAGAACAATGTTATAGCTCTGGCTCTGAAGTGAAACGCTGGTAtgctgctgccttcttatacacaagctgtgatcagctgcagctggatgcaataattgcatgcaatatgcattggctcgtttattttacactctaaataaattggtctatcgaagtgatATGCCAATTCATCATTCAAAAGCCAATTCATCATTCAAAAGTgacagactgaaagggaactatatttacattaaatgtaataaaaccaGTATTTCATCACTTGTatatgaactgagaaatcaatgTTACCAATCTGACACGCACAAAGCTACTAGTGTGTTATTTATGAAGGcgatatctttaacaccaagcatttcctCAGATTCCGTTGatcttctccttgattcctttacCTCAAAAGTTAAAAATCTTATTGATCACATAGCTCCTGTGAAGTCAATGCAATGAGTGCAATGAgcttgttatttttcttttctgagaagatcattaaTATCAGGAAGGCAATCAGCACATCCTCAAGTTAtacagaggtcagacagattcgacTGCAATTTTAAAAATACGTTACTATGTCtacttttgaagcaattgatagcaaaattttggaagaaatagtaCAGCACCTTAAATCGTCAGTCTGCTATCGtgaaacacttcccacatctttttttcaaaagggTGCTcaactgtttagaagcagatctcttagaagtggtgaacgcctcactgctttctgggacttttccaaactccatgaaaactgcagttgttaagcacCTCCTGAAAAAGaacaatcttgataacaccatatTGAGCAACTATAGACCAATATCAAATCTTTCTCTTATAGGAAAGATCCTtgaaaaagtagtttttaatcagctgaacgaATACTTAAACTTACAAAAGGATACCTTGGCAATTTCCAATCTGTTTTTCGACTgtatcacagcacagagacagctttcattaatataataaatgatagtCGCTTAAATTCAGATTCTGGTAAAACATCAGTTCTGGTACTAatagatcttagtgctgcatttgacattgtCAAACATAATTTCatagagactggaaaactggatctggctttctgggatggtactcaaatgggtGTATAGGAGAGCAtgagtctaagtggacgtccatgacatgcggagtcccacaaggctcaattcttgcaccactcttgtttagcctgtatatgatcctactaagtcaaataatgagaaacaatcaaattgcctatcacagctgttctgatgatacccagatttacctatccttatctccaaatgaccacagccccattgactccctctgccaatgcattgatgaaattaacagttggatgtgccagaactttcttcagttaaacaaggaaaaaactgaacaGCATATGGCTGCAGCTCATTCAGAACAcaattctgactagaaccagaagatctgagtatatcacaccagtcctcaggtccttggTTTTCTGTTACATTTATAATTGATTTCAAGTTACTTTTActtgtttataaatcactcaatggcctaggacctaaatacactgcagatatgctcactgaatataaaccttacagaccactcagatcattaggatcgagtcagtaaGAAGGTCAAAGTAAGGGGGTGAAGTAATGGAATAGATAGTTATTTAGGGAGGATTTTCCACTTAGTGGGGAAGAGGTTGAACAAAGCTTGAGAATGTTTCTTTGAGGTAAGAGCTAACAGTAACAGTaggtttttaaattccttgtttctattgttgtgattattattattctattatttcatgattattttacttccttttatgtaaagcactttgaatttccgtattgtatgaaatgtgctatataaataaacttgcctcaTATGCCCTTCTGCTCTGCTCACTGTTGAAATGTACACACATTTACTCTGTTGTGAACAGGTGACCATGTAATCACCCAAATTAGCAAGAGTCAGACAGTGAGAGctatttcatttgtttaatttaactcaactattgtataaaaaattatatatttctgGCATAAAATGGGCTGGAAATCACACATATATTCAATATGTAAATAGATTTTAGAATATTACtagatttgaatatatttattgtaaacttGTTTAATGAgcatattttagaaataaaaaagtcacatttaaaagaaacattttaatttaagggTGAGACGGAACTTACTGCTTTTACAAGCAAGGGGTGTTGCAGTCCTGAAACACAGTCTAAACTGTtcaccaatcacaacgcactgggacagctaaccaatGACATCACATTTAGTTTTTCAGAAGGCAGGCCTTCATCAAACCCAAAACTAATGGACCGTTCACAATGAGTGTAAAAGGGCAGCCGATGAGACGTGCGGATCCATATGCAAGCTTTTATTGGACAGAGACATGATCATAACAGTcatgggtcaaacactggcaaacaggtatatagagggcaagacacaagagtAATCAAAAGGCAAGCGTGGGTCTTTGATGAGcaaacaatatccagagggctaagcaagaggggTCATCCAGTATCCAGAGCAAAAGGGTCAAAACACGAGTAACAGGGCAAGGCATGAAAAAGACTAAATTATGAAAActagaaacagagacaagactatgaaaactagaaaacTAACCAGAAAGGTTTACATATTGCAGCTATCTCTAGGAGAGcgatatgtgcagaacaatactcagCCGTGTGTGAGaggaagtccaatgcttataaagcgTGTCTGACGATTGTGCTGCGTCTGTGTGATTGGTCTCAGGTGCATGTTGTGATTGTCGTCAGGTGAATGCGATTGGTCACAaactacctttttattttttattctgggaaaaaattttttttatatgtatatctcgcaattctgttttTCCCTAGAATTGCTTGATAAAATGTTGCagttatctttcttttttttttctttttttgtgtcagataaaaaataaatagaaacaattGCTAGAGCGCGGAACTgtgagaaaaagtcaaaattctaaatttaattgaattcagAATTGTTAGAAACAAAGTttgaattgtgagatgaaaaatTGTCACAAAACGCAGTTCAATGTAGGTTAATGAAACTAACATATCTAAGAGTTTGAggcattttcaattcaattctgaATAATGCTGAACACATTATGAATTTGTGAAAGAAATCAGATAATGAAACTGAAAAGCTACGGCTGTAATGTGGAGTCCAGCGATCATCCACAGGCTACTTTTCCTTTCCTGATCTCTGAAGCAAACCCTGAAATAACCTCCATGCAGAGGAAGAGAGGTGCATCATCAAACAGCTGAACACTTCTTCCATGCGTCCTGTCATTCTAAACCACATCACAATAGACCTTGAGCCATGTGTGTCTGCTTCTGACGGATCATCATCTACCTGTCACTTCCTAAACAGGGCATGTGTTATTTATATCGGCCAGTAGACAACAGCCCGCCTAATCTACAAAAGGCCATTCCTCCGCGCCCCACTGTCCAGCTGCACTCGGGATCTCCTCCGTCCAGCAGCGCTCATGGTGAGTAACACTGGGATTTACAGATGCTTCAGGAATCACCCGGACATTTGATTGAGCCAGATTTTAATTAGAGatcaaccgatatatcggcaGCACCATTAATCGGCTGGACCATTTTTGAGATTAAATTTGACCATTTTGTGTcttccaaaataatattattttccaTTAATGTATGTTGAATAGTTATATTTGAtgcattaatcttttttttaattttatataaaaactgaagcaaagaaaatatgattaaaataatcaaatatatataaaatataaaataatcaataatcagtTTCTCTCCTGCTAAATTGATACAAATAAttaccatatttaaatattataaatataaaaatatataacaatcagcaatatttagcctaatgttgttgttgttgtttttattttattttttgcaaaaaataaatgtatgttatgaaaaatgctaaaatataattaaaatagaatttcaaagttgtaaataaaacattattggagcaaaaatatatttttttaaatttactgttAATTATCATTTCTTTGTAACTAATCACGAAGTTTACTAGCAATTCctaagtgaaaaatatttttgacatttgacacatCAGTGTGTCCTGGcagaaataaaaaagtacattttctgTTCAATTTTCTTAGGCCTACATTTACTTTACTCTTAGAATTCAGCGCAATGCAATTTGTAAtcctaaatatttgtaaaactatatgtaatttttttttctttttaacatgcAAACTGGGTCCTATTTTTCCCCCCAAACTTTCTTAAAATGTGTCTTGACTTTTGAATGATGCTTCAAATGAATCTATGAATCTGACTTTTCAATTGATTCATTCAGAGTTTGAGCTGATTCGTGGAAGTGAATCAAACTTAAAAGCAGCTTTTCTTACTAAAGTTTGATTAAGAAGGGAGAAACTAGTTCTTTAGGAAACTGCTCTAACTAAAGAGACCTGAATGTTTGTTTTTCAGGCACCAAAGAAAGCAAAGAAGAGGTCAGCAGAAGGAGCGAACTCCAATGTCTTCTCTATGTTTGAACAAGCTCAGATCCAGGAGTTCAAGGAGGTCTGATCACGTTCCTtcatgtgtgtctctgtctcacCTTAACCAGCATCCttacaggaatagttcatccaaattaatattctgtcatcatttatcacCATCATGTGCTTCCACACCTTTGTGACTTACAGAGAGCCAACAGAGGCTGTCAGAACCCAAGAAAGACAAAAAAGATCATGCCCTGTCTAATGAtgctttgtgtgagaaaaaaaTCCCAAATTTATGCTGTtattcaaaatcatgttttatataaatCTGAATTTTTCAATACATTCTTAATCGGTTATATGTGATacattgtgtatatttttttgaCTATTTTTACACTCTCCTCTCTAACAggatttatttagacaaaaccTCAGattgaaacaaaaacatacattttcagtgACACCAAACACCTTCATTTCTCACACCCAATCCCATAAACTTTTAAACCcaaatttaaatatgcaaaagtGAATATGATTgtagatgcattttaaatgtgtacaTTGATCATGGCAGTATTTTTGCATTGGGATGAGCAGAAGAGCGCAGCTGCTATTGTTTGTGTGATTCTGTAAAGCTCCTGTGGAATCTGATATTCCCGTCTGATCCCTACTGAGGCTGATATATGTATTTATAGAGATGCTCCTTCACACACTGGATTCTGTCAGGATAACTGGCACTTGTGTGACATTGCCAGGGTCTGTGGAGGACAATAGCTTCCTTCTCCTCAGATCAACAATGATCTGAGCCTCAGTGAAGTCTCAGACGATGCTGGAGCTTGACAGATAGACTCTGAGCAGAGTGTTTATTTGCAGGCATTTACCATCATGGACCAGAACAGAGATGGATTCATTGACAAGAATGACCTGAGGGACACGTTTGCAGCTCTAGGTTGGTTTGGCAGGTTTTTACCTACTGTATATAAGACAAATGAGATCATAAAAGAATAAGATTGTAATACGTGCAAAGTTCATTAACAGATTCTTCACTGGGCTTGTTGTGATTATCCTGTGggtttttttatcttaaatttttttttgagtttaTCCATCTTATTCTTCAACGCGGAAGTAAGCTGTTTTCTGTCAGTGTGTgagacttccggttcattagcTGCTTTAGGAAAATAACGAGATGAATAACAACGTGtagtaaacagtaaaacagtttgaACTAcaattaagacaatacattaaaataatgtggtAAGACTCACCAAATATCAAAACTCATATTTtaccaaattaattttaattatattaataattatatataatttaataattaatttaattcatatttattgcattattttatgttttatatatatttttatttttacaattttttaaaaatactttaattaaaGGAAacaacttccaaaaaaaaaaaaaaaaaaaatcaatatatatgGGTAAAAACTCTGATTTAAAATCTCTTATAttgcttttatttctatatatttctatatattttatttaccttatatacacacatatgcttatacatgtatacacatataaatatttttttacatttatattattttttaaagatttttaaatatatatataatagtaaaatcataggaaatataaaacagaaatttgGCTCAAAATCCAAAACTCAGATTTGTTCAGGTTTAATTGCAACTAGTAAACTAGTACATGTGTTGAATCACATTTCCCATCATGCTCCTCTTCTGTCCTGTAACAGGCCGGCTCAATGTGAAGCAGGAGGAGATTGATGAGATGCTGAAGGAGGCGTCGGGGCCGATCAACTTCACCGTCTTCCTCACAATGTTCGGAGAGAAACTCAAAGGCAAGTTTTCAAGCGATGAGACTTTAGCATGATCTTCAACATTGAAAAGCACGTTTACTGCATAGAACTTTTTCCTCAAACTGGAGATGGTGATGTTTTGTTCAGGCCTTTTATTGAGAGTTTGATGGAGGTTTGTTTGATCGCAGGAGCCGATCCAGAGGAAACCATCCTCAACGCCTTCAAAGTGTTCGATCCCGAGGGGAAGGGAATCCTGAAGAAGGACTTGTAAGCTCTTCAGTGTTTGATCTATCATGTATTATCTGAGCTGTTTTAGCTCGGAAACACAAACACTTGGCATGTATTAAGAAACAAATTAACCCTCATAATGCATTTGGGTCAGCTCTGACCCAGtagaaatacatacaaataaaaaataaaataatacttttaagaCCCTCAAAATACACaccatattttacataattttattattattattattttatttttttttattttttgttcagatATTTTCTTGACCCAGTTATGGAGCAGCATTAGGtgtaaaaatacttaatttactTACTTAAATTAtcactttatattattatattatatttattctatttcaccattattgtattttatgctacatttatattaatatagctGTCATTTTTAATTTGGCTATTTTAGTTCTTTGTtttaaactaaattgaaattagaagactgaaataaaataagtaaaatggatttattttgtaagatttttttttaagagtatatttatgttgttttgacGTTGTAGGTTtgtaaatatatagatttaattaaGTTAATTCAATCCAATGCAGTTGCTGATAAATATCtgatttttttatagtaatatattcaattaagacttttaaaaatattattaaattacatttaatataatatcatttttgTTTTGGTGTTGTACATGTGTACTTTGAAAATtcaaagaatttaaaataatatgtaataaataatatataaatatatataatatgtaaaaatgcTATAATGTTGTATAAtgctataatgtatatatatgtatatatatatatatatattaaatttatgcatttagcagacgcttttatccaaagcgacttacaatgcattcaggctatcaacttttacatatgtgttcccggggaatcgaacccccaaccttgcgcttgcttgcttggtagcgcagtgctctaccagttgagctacaggaacataataataacataataacatacaGTTATtagtgtgttttttgtgtttttgatgcGTCTCTCCAGTGTGACTGAGATGTTGACCACACAGGCCGACCGGTTTTCTGCTGAGGAGGTGAGGCGCGTCTCACTTGTATGATGCTTGATGGTTGCTCTGGACACAGTCTGAGCACCACTGACTGCCGTGTTGTTTCAGATGGAGCAGATGTTCAACGCCTTCCCTCCAGACGCTACGGGAAACCTGGACTACCGCAATCTGGTCCACATCATCACTCACGGAGAGGAGAAGGACCAGGAATAGTCCACTCGTtcctcagccaatcacagcactcCCTGTGTGTTTGTTCCCGCCCAATTGTGTAAGACTGACagcctcagccaatcacagcgctcCCTGTGTGAGGCTGACagcctcagccaatcacagcgctcCCTGTGTGTTTGTACCCGCCCACTTGTGTAAGACTGACagcctcagccaatcacagcgctcCCTGTGTTTTTGTACCCGCCCACTTGTGTAAGACTGACAgcctcaaccaatcacagcgctccCTGTGTGTTTGTACCCGCCCACTTGAGTAAGACTGACagcctcag
Encoded proteins:
- the myl2a gene encoding myosin regulatory light chain 2a isoform X2 codes for the protein MAPKKAKKRSAEGANSNVFSMFEQAQIQEFKEAFTIMDQNRDGFIDKNDLRDTFAALGRLNVKQEEIDEMLKEASGPINFTVFLTMFGEKLKGADPEETILNAFKVFDPEGKGILKKDFVTEMLTTQADRFSAEEMEQMFNAFPPDATGNLDYRNLVHIITHGEEKDQE
- the myl2a gene encoding myosin regulatory light chain 2a isoform X1 translates to MFVFQAPKKAKKRSAEGANSNVFSMFEQAQIQEFKEAFTIMDQNRDGFIDKNDLRDTFAALGRLNVKQEEIDEMLKEASGPINFTVFLTMFGEKLKGADPEETILNAFKVFDPEGKGILKKDFVTEMLTTQADRFSAEEMEQMFNAFPPDATGNLDYRNLVHIITHGEEKDQE